A single Desulfovibrio piger DNA region contains:
- a CDS encoding WG repeat-containing protein, whose product MKTACPSLLLALLLCGCAPSVVPFRYDNGPDYVREGLYRIVDGRGRMGYADEKGRVVIAPRFAFAHPFEGGRAKVTDTGQRQEVPGSGGEHWYWKSDAWYVIDKTGRKLD is encoded by the coding sequence ATGAAGACCGCCTGCCCTTCCCTGCTGCTGGCCCTGCTGCTGTGCGGCTGCGCCCCCTCTGTCGTCCCCTTCCGCTACGACAACGGCCCCGACTACGTCCGCGAAGGCCTGTACCGCATCGTGGATGGTCGGGGCCGCATGGGCTACGCGGACGAAAAGGGCCGGGTGGTGATCGCGCCCCGCTTCGCCTTTGCCCACCCCTTTGAAGGCGGCAGGGCGAAAGTCACGGACACGGGGCAGCGCCAGGAAGTCCCGGGCTCCGGCGGCGAGCACTGGTACTGGAAAAGCGATGCCTGGTACGTCATCGACAAGACGGGCCGGAAGCTGGACTGA